The bacterium genomic sequence AACAGTCCCGATTGACACCCCTGTAACTGCCGCAATCTCGGAATAACTTAATTCATCCGAGAATCTCAATAACAACACCGTACGATGTTCAGGTGAGACGGTCTCCAACGCGGCGTCAATCGCCGCCTGTAATTCAGCTCCCGCAATCATCTCGGAGGGTTCGCGTTGTTGGGAATCCACAAACAGGTTCCCCTCCCCGCTCCCCTCCTCATCGTCCCCTGCATCCAGGGGTTGCACCACGTGTCGCCTTTTCCTCAGCCAATCCACCGAACAATTATGCGCAATCCGACATAACCATGTCCGAACCGAAGAACGCCCCGAGAAGCCGGGAACATATTTCCAAGCCCTCAGGTAGGTTTCCATCACAACATCTTCAGCCTCGTCCGGCCCTACCAACCGCCATGCCACCGAATGGATGGTTGCACGTGACTCCTCGAACAATGCCAGAAAGGCGTCCATATCGCCCTTCCTGGCACGTTCAAGAAGCTCGGCTGATACAATGGCCTCCATGAGTTTAGACGGCTGAGTCGCTGGATTTATTCAGGTCAATTAATAATTCGTCGGGGTAATTTCAAAAAAGGCCTGGGGATGAGCACAAACCGGGCATTTTACCAAGGCATTGGTCCCCTCGTAAACAAATCCACATTCGCGGCAACGCCACTTGACTTTGACGTCCTTCTTAAACACTTTGCCCTCTTCCATGTTCTTCAACAGGGCCTTATAACGCTCCTCGTGTTCTTTCTCGATCTTGGCAATTCCCTCAAAAAGCCGCGCGATTTCGTCAAACCCTTCCTCACGGGCTTCCCTGGCCATCCGGGGATACATTTCCGTCCATTCCTCATGCTCGCCACCCGCCGCCGCTTTGAGATTAGCAAGCGTGTCCCCGATGCCACTCAACGCCTTAAAATGCAGCTTGGCATGGGTCTTTTCCTGCTCAGCAGTTTCCAGAAAGAGTGCCGCGATCTGCTCGTAACCTTCCTTTTTCGCTGTCGAGGCAAAATAGGAGTACTTATTACGGGCTTGAGATTCGCCAGCAAACGCATCCTGTAAATTTTTCTCCGTCTTTGATCCTTTGAGTTCCGCCATACTATTTCTCCTTTTGTTATGATTTATCCAGCAAGAGATTTACGCACAATGTCCTCAACCGTCGCCTCCGTCATGTGAGGCTGATTGATGACACGCAAGACGAGATCCTGGGCCTCGGCACGTTTGTAGCCGAGGGAAATCAATGCCAGAATCGCATCACGCAGTTTGATATCTGATTCGGGATGACCCGGGACTGATGCCGCCAGAATTTCTCCGGCGCCAAATTTGTCGCGCAACTCGATCACCATGCGTTCGGCCGTCTTTTTCCCGATTCCGGAAATGGAACTAAGTCGCTTTACATCTCCATCTTTGATGGCCACCTTAATTTCCCGCACGGTCATGCCACTGAGAGCCGAAAGCGCAATCTTGGGTCCAATCCCGGACACCCCCAGTAACAGGGTGAACACCCGCCGTTCATCGGCTGTCATAAACCCGAATAGCCGATGTTCATCTTCACGGATGTGGTCATGGGTCAGCAAGCGCACGGACTCGCCCGGCGCAGGCAGACGATCATAACTGTTCAGGGAAATCACCACCTCATACCCCACCCCGCCAACATTGAGCACGA encodes the following:
- a CDS encoding sigma-70 family RNA polymerase sigma factor, which codes for MEAIVSAELLERARKGDMDAFLALFEESRATIHSVAWRLVGPDEAEDVVMETYLRAWKYVPGFSGRSSVRTWLCRIAHNCSVDWLRKRRHVVQPLDAGDDEEGSGEGNLFVDSQQREPSEMIAGAELQAAIDAALETVSPEHRTVLLLRFSDELSYSEIAAVTGVSIGTVMSRLFNGRRKFVKALAVLGVKTARGWI
- a CDS encoding ferritin family protein, coding for MAELKGSKTEKNLQDAFAGESQARNKYSYFASTAKKEGYEQIAALFLETAEQEKTHAKLHFKALSGIGDTLANLKAAAGGEHEEWTEMYPRMAREAREEGFDEIARLFEGIAKIEKEHEERYKALLKNMEEGKVFKKDVKVKWRCRECGFVYEGTNALVKCPVCAHPQAFFEITPTNY
- the ruvA gene encoding Holliday junction branch migration protein RuvA; this translates as MITFLEGIIEEKEPTHVVLNVGGVGYEVVISLNSYDRLPAPGESVRLLTHDHIREDEHRLFGFMTADERRVFTLLLGVSGIGPKIALSALSGMTVREIKVAIKDGDVKRLSSISGIGKKTAERMVIELRDKFGAGEILAASVPGHPESDIKLRDAILALISLGYKRAEAQDLVLRVINQPHMTEATVEDIVRKSLAG